Genomic segment of Paenibacillus polymyxa:
ATGAAGCTGCAAAAAAGCCGATCATAGAGCCGAAAGCTAAAAGGATTAAACCAATGACATACAGCTGGCGAAAGGAAAAGGACTCCGTTAACTTGCCGTAAGTACCGGCGCCGATAGCCATCAAAATGCTGTAACCGACCATAACCCAGCTCACCTGCGAGGAGGTCAGGGCAAAGTCAGCGGAAATCGAAGGTATAGACAAATTAAACATGGTCATATTGATGTTTCCGAAAATAATGAGCAAGCAAAGTGTCCCCATTAATTTCCGCTCATTGCCGGATAAAGCCATTGATTGAGTATCCATAGCCTGTCCCTCCATTACAGGAAGTCAGGAAAGGTGCGGCATTTTTGCGCCTGATCTCTATCGTGTCCCAAGAAAACATAGGACGGCCGAACATCCTGAATTAACTCCTGCATGCGAGTAATCGATTTGGCAGCCATCTCTTGATCGAATGTCAAGAACGGTACGCTATTCTCGAAGTTCTCCCGAGTATAAGCAACATCAATTGTCAGTAGCACTGGACCCGACTTTTCCGTTGTGACAAGGACTGATTGATGGCCAGGGGAATGACCCGGAGTGAATAAAGTTTGAACCCCCGGAATCAATTCATGGTCACCCTCAATGATTTGATATTGTAAATCGGGCAGCCTGCACTCTAATGGAGAGTAATCCTCATTGTTTATGGCCGCATCATACTCTGCCCTTTGAATAAGGATCGGCGTATTGCGGAAATGCCCGTTTCCCCCAGAATGATCCAAGTGTAAATGGGAGCTAATGACCATTTGAATATCGTCAGGTCGATAACCTACACGCTTTAACACATTTACGATCGAGTCGCCGTCAGACATGTTGGGGACGACGCGCCCTTCACGTCTAGTCCCCTTGTAGTAATCGGGATTGTTGATAAAAGCGTCGGGCATTCCCGTATCGATGAGTATCGGCCCGCTGGTCGTTTCCAATAGAAAAGACCACACAGGCATTCCGACTAATTTCCCGGGGGCAAGGGTTCGAT
This window contains:
- the aiiA gene encoding quorum-quenching N-acyl homoserine lactonase AiiA; amino-acid sequence: MNIKKLYFLPVGECFLDQSAVNRTLAPGKLVGMPVWSFLLETTSGPILIDTGMPDAFINNPDYYKGTRREGRVVPNMSDGDSIVNVLKRVGYRPDDIQMVISSHLHLDHSGGNGHFRNTPILIQRAEYDAAINNEDYSPLECRLPDLQYQIIEGDHELIPGVQTLFTPGHSPGHQSVLVTTEKSGPVLLTIDVAYTRENFENSVPFLTFDQEMAAKSITRMQELIQDVRPSYVFLGHDRDQAQKCRTFPDFL